The genomic interval AATGCTTTCACTAACATTAACAGAAGTCTTAAGCATACCAGGACTGTTACACACAGGCCCTTAAGTTTGTTTTTAGAAAGCATACACTAGGAACTGCTCAGTTTGTGTTCAACGAGCTTAGAGGTAACCTTGTGTAATCTTCTTCTCCAGGTctttcacttctgctttcctcttctccattgAAGTTCAGGTGACCATTGGTTTTGGGGGCAGGATGATGACAGAAGAATGTCCCTTGGCCATCACAGTCTTGATTCTGCAGAATATTGTGGGTCTGATCATCAATGCCGTCATGCTGGGCTGCATATTCATGAAAACTGCGCAAGCTCACAGGCGGGCAGAGACCTTGATTTTCAGCCGACAGGCAGTCATTGCTGTTCGAAACGGCAAGCTTTGCTTCATGTTTCGAGTGGGAGACCTGAGGAAGAGCATGATCATTAGTGCCTCTGTGAGAATCCAGGTTGTGAGGAAGACTACTACCCCCGAAGGAGAAGTCATACCCATTCACCAAGTAGATATCCCTGTGGATAATCCCATTGAAAGCAACAATATTTTCCTTGTGGCTCCCTTAATCATTTGTCACGTCATAGACAAACGAAGTCCTCTTTATGATATCTCTGCTGCTGACCTGGCTCTCCAAGATCTGGAGCTCATAGTGGTACTTGAAGGAGTTGTAGAGACTACTGGCATCACGACGCAGGCAAGAACCTCCTACATAGCAGAGGAGATCCTATGGGGTCACCGCTTTGTGCCCATTGTCACCGAAGAGGAAGGCGTATATGCCGTCGACTACTCCAAGTTTGGCAACACCGTCAAAGTCGCAGCCCCACGTTGCAGTGCTCGAGAGCTTGATGAGAAGCCATCGATTCTCATCCAGACTCTCCAGAAGAGCGAGCTGTCCCATCAAAACTCCCTGCGAAAACGCAACTCCATGAGGAGAAACAACTCCATTCGGAGGAGCAACTCCATGAGGAGAACCAATCCCTCCCTCATTGTGCCCAAAGTACAGTTTATAACACCCGAGGGGAGCCAGAGTGCCTCTGAAACATGATATTCAGCTTTATGCAAGGTTGGGGGCTTCAAAAAGAGGAGGCACTCATagtgttttgtttaaattttcttctactgaagaaaatgagattaTGATGCGGAACAGAACTCTACAGGAACTATTTATTCTACTAATTACTGAAAGCACCACCTAATGGCATTAGGAAACACTCTAGCACTTAGTGTATGAATTAATAAAAAAAGGCACGTACACCAAAGAGAACACAGTTCACCCATGGAATATAGTAGGTATTTATACATGTTTTAATggcatgctgtttttttttaaatcgcatTTTTCCTATCAAGGGACCCTTTCCTATCTTCTCCTGCTGTCTGTcgcaaaatgtgtttttctttctgtgtaactAAGTGACCCACCTCCAGGCAGAAGTGAGTGCATTTTCAAAACTGCTGGGCATCAAAAGGTCCCACAGACTTTGTGGTGAATATTTGGATATCTATCTTTTGGGGATGAATTCCTCATTCTCTTGAAATGAGTAGCTAAATTCCTCAGTGGTTTCACTGGAGAAGAGCCAGGATTTTACCTTCAGCTTTGCAGATCTTTTGTTTCCATTGGTTTATGGCAGTCTTTGGGAGAGAAGTTCAAGTCAGCTGAACCAAACCGACCCCGTACGGGAGAGCTGAGCTCCACTGTGGTGTCCTTGTGGGCCGCACCCGGAGGGCAAGAAGCACTGCTGGAGTACAATGTGCATTTGTAATGCAGCTACAACTCAAGATGAGAAACTCAAGTCTGTCTTGCTGCCAAATGAGAATCCATTTCGCTAAATTATTCAAGTTGAATAAAACACACCTTTTTTAGTGTTCTCTTCCTAGCAGTGGAAGACcagattctatttttctttctcttacagaTTAACACACTGAAGGTGATAACTGTACTCCCTTCACTTAACATTACTTGTTTGTGTTAGTAGAAGGTTACTCTTTTGACAGTGAAAACTCACGAATGGGCGTGAGAGGTAATAAtgccaataataaaaaagctaatattttcaaaactatctGAATGTTCTTCAGGGGTACTTGGCGCTACTGCCAAATTACTATTTTTCAGTGCTGTCTCACTTGTGTTTTTGTGTAGTAGGGCATTGATAATTGacaaaaaataccttttctcttCAGATTAAAATGGGCATTTGTTATCTAGAGTGCCACAAAAGTGTTACCAGAAGTCTTTCTACAAGTTTAAATGTCTAGTAACTAATTGTATCACAGTATATCGCGTAGGGCTAAACTGAGACATGCTTTTTCCTAGAGGCACACTTTTCTCCCCTGAGAATAGGGAGTATAGTTACAGACAAATTACTGCTCATGTTTCTTATaggggttttcttgttttgtctcTGGTTCGGAAGTGTTATTATTGCTGTGCTAATGGCTTCTCTGAACCATCCAACCATCTAAATACGTCTGTAATTTTAAATATCTGCTTATTCCTGTCAGATAAAATAGTCAAAAGCAATGCTGGAGACCAAGTCTCAGTAGAAGTCAGCTTATCGGCACTTCTATGGACCAGCTACAGGCTTCCTGCGTTGGTGGCTTGTGGCATTTAGAGGCATTGCTGTGTCGTACAGACTCTGCATATGGAGCAGGTGCTCTCCAGATCATAACAACTGACAAAATATATCATCTGAAGCAGTAGCAGAAACTGCAGTTGTTGCTGAAAGTGTTCATTCCCTTGTCTGTCTGTTAGTTTTCTTGGAGGGTGGCTGGTGAACATCTGCAGATATTAAGCTGTCCATTGTGTTTCCAAACAATGAACATCTGTAGCTTCCAACAAGAGTCAAATCGGAGCATATGCAATTTGTCTctggcctccatctccagggCTGTGAGTTTCTTTGAGGGGGGTTGTTTGCTCGTGTACATGAAGCAGCAAGTCAGATGCTGTACGAAAGCAaattttctataaaataaaaaagtgccaACAATGATTTATTCTGTCTCTTTGATTTCCCCCCTCATATCTttatccttttttccttctgttctgcctTCATTCTTCTCTACACTTAATTCTTCTTCTCTCCAAGCCTTTTCCAGGGTTCCTTTGGGTAGTGTTTTGGTATTATTTCAATAATCTCTCAGTATTCCAGCTGAGTCCTGTTTCCACAACCCTTTTCTCATTTCCCTCCGAAGCGCGTTTTCCcctccaatttttcttttttctcctgtcttttttttgttattgtttttgttttacatctAGCACACGCTCTTTCTTTCCCGCATTGATAGTACTGTGTTATTGATATCACTGGGCTAACACTAAGGTACCTCAGTCATATGCAAGCCTACTGAACAGCCATGCAAGACGGACCCTGACCAGAGATGCGTGTCATTAGTTTCATGTCTGCTTCTGCTTCAATCCTGCTCCCCGCTGGCTGCCCTCTGGGGTCCCCCCTCTCTGCGGTGGCAGACACGGCGTGCCCCCAGGTGGACACCATGCACAGTGGCAGTATACCCTAGGGGTGAGCTGGCGGGAGAGAGCAAATATCATCGTCCCAGCCCTCATCTCAGTGCAGTGGTCAAACAAAAGCCCCTTTCTTGAGAGACTAGCGCCGTCATGGATGAGGCAGGCCTGAGGGAACAGCCTGGGTGAGTTGATGGGCCGCAGAAAGTGGCAGGGAGATTTTGGGGGCCAGCCATGAAGGATGGGTTTCAGCCGTGCCTTCACAGCCTGGGACCTGCTGAGAGGAGATGAGGTGGCCCcactgcatttcaaaatgtttaattaCTTATTCTTCCCAACAACTTTACCCACAGAGAGGGGCTTTATTTGAAATGTGAAGTCTTCTGTGTTTAAACTGGACCATCAGGTTAAAAATTATGAATGAGATTTGGACCAAATAGTGCTGACAGTTACATTCTGGCACCCATGTCCGGATGTGAACAcacaagattttcaaaaatgttgaGCATCCAGCAGCTATATTTGAAGCCTGTTCTTTTAAAGGTCTCGTTAGTGTCCTACATGATAGTTTGGAAGCATAACTTGAATTGTCTGACTACTCTCCCTTCACACATCTCTGAATTATTTGCGTCTCTTCTGTTATCATCCCCTAGTAACATGGTGTAACACAAAGCGACTTCTCTGAGGTTGCTTATTCTGTGCATTTAATATGCACCAGGTCTTTGAACAGCCCATCAGGAAGATCTCCCTGTTGTTAGTGTGGCCTTCAGTAGGGAGCAAAACTATTTACAAAGAGTAGAAAAGTGATTATAAAATCCTTTCAGGACAGATGTAATGTCTGGGACTGCATCTTACTTTTTCTGTCTAGCCTTAACTTAAAGAATTTCTCTGTTTTAAATAGAAACAGACAGGGAGAGCCTTTGCCTAGGACATTCACAGTTACCATCGTGAAGACATAAGGAGCAAACAAACACAGAGTTTACGAGGGGTATACAGTTTAATGCTTCAAGGTTTAAGCCAACCTCTGAGTAATTGAATTTGGAGGAAATTCTCTCTGTTGGCAGGTTATTCTGTAACTGTCACCTTCAGGTTTTCTTGCACTATCT from Struthio camelus isolate bStrCam1 chromosome 1, bStrCam1.hap1, whole genome shotgun sequence carries:
- the KCNJ8 gene encoding ATP-sensitive inward rectifier potassium channel 8, yielding MLARKSIIPEEYVLARIAAENLRKPRIRDRPRKARFIAKNGACNLAHKNIREQGRFLQDIFTTLVDLKWRHTLVIFTMSFLCSWLLFAMMWWLVAFAHGDMDPSIECTTNSTKWTPCVTCVRSFTSAFLFSIEVQVTIGFGGRMMTEECPLAITVLILQNIVGLIINAVMLGCIFMKTAQAHRRAETLIFSRQAVIAVRNGKLCFMFRVGDLRKSMIISASVRIQVVRKTTTPEGEVIPIHQVDIPVDNPIESNNIFLVAPLIICHVIDKRSPLYDISAADLALQDLELIVVLEGVVETTGITTQARTSYIAEEILWGHRFVPIVTEEEGVYAVDYSKFGNTVKVAAPRCSARELDEKPSILIQTLQKSELSHQNSLRKRNSMRRNNSIRRSNSMRRTNPSLIVPKVQFITPEGSQSASET